From the Babylonia areolata isolate BAREFJ2019XMU chromosome 33, ASM4173473v1, whole genome shotgun sequence genome, one window contains:
- the LOC143277268 gene encoding uncharacterized protein LOC143277268, whose amino-acid sequence MATFISPSFLILLGLLASGHYCACAKDCPSTCLQTVRQCPDGDVSCNKMAEMCLAECERQPTGIAAEVKATSLPPPDKRIKTGSDSGRRRKRHSNLTQLIHNLLKILSHKLRKDDEEMLSDIQKELFYLNPASSDSSQKPINVVQRGSWNKRQPIRIDSRGSWNKRQPIEIDERGSWNKRQPIEIDERGSWNKRQPIEIDERGSWNKRQPINIDERGSWNKRQPINVDERGSWNKRQPINIDERGSWNKRQPINIDERGSWNKRQPINVDKRGSWNKRQPINIDGRGSWNKRQPINVDKRGSWNKRQPINIDERGSWNKRQPINIDERGSWNKRGSWN is encoded by the exons ATGGCTACGTTCATATCACCCTCTTTCTTGATACTGCTGGGCCTTCTGGCTTCCGGTCACTACTGCGCATGCGCCAAGGACTGTCCATCAACGTGCCTGCAAACCGTGCGCCAGTGCCCGGATGGTGACGTCAGCTGCAACAAAATGGCGGAGATGTGTCTGGCAGAGTGTGAACGACAGCCCACTGGGATTGCAGCTGAGGT GAAGGCCACGTCACTTCCGCCTCCAGACAAACGGATAAAGACAGGCAGCGACTCTGGCAGGAGACGAAAAAGACACAGTAACCTGACTCAACTCATTCACAATCTGCTCAAAATCCTCTCGCACAAACTCCGGAAAGACGACGAAGAAATGCTCTCAGACATCCAGAAAGAACTCTTCTACCTGAACCCAGCCAGCAGTGACAGCAGTCAAAAACCAATCAACGTCGTCCAAAGAGGCAGCTGGAACAAAAGACAGCCAATCAGAATCGATTCTAGAGGAAGTTGGAACAAACGTCAGCCAATTGAAATCGACGAAAGAGGAAGTTGGAATAAGCGTCAGCCAATTGAAATCGACGAAAGAGGAAGTTGGAATAAGCGTCAGCCAATTGAAATCGACGAAAGAGGAAGTTGGAATAAACGTCAGCCAATCAATATAGACGAAAGAGGAAGTTGGAACAAACGACAACCAATCAACGTTGACGAAAGAGGAAGCTGGAATAAACGTCAGCCAATCAATATAGACGAAAGAGGAAGTTGGAACAAACGGCAACCAATCAACATTGACGAAAGAGGAAGTTGGAACAAACGACAACCAATCAACGTCGACAAAAGAGGAAGCTGGAATAAACGTCAGCCAATCAATATAGACGGAAGAGGAAGTTGGAACAAACGACAACCAATCAACGTCGACAAAAGAGGAAGCTGGAATAAACGTCAGCCAATCAATATTGACGAAAGAGGAAGTTGGAACAAACGACAACCAATCAATATTGACGAAAGAGGAAGCTGGAATAAACGTGGAAGCTGGAATTAG